The Solanum lycopersicum chromosome 8, SLM_r2.1 DNA segment ggtgtcacgttccgacaccagaatagtatgatgaggattggagtgtcacgttccgacaccaggatagtatatggagtggagtgtcacgtaccgacacgagagaaataaagataacgaatcttgaaaaatgttaatatactcaatttaatgaacctaattcccaaatgagtatgatggggaggcgtgagtcctcattgatgtgtttggtgttgtgaccaagggttacgGTAATTGTAAATACCGCATGTAGAGTATTGTAGtagattttatgatattatcttatatatattgttttctattttgagttagccgatgatatatactcagtactcgtgttttgcaCTGACcactacttgtaattgttttctttgttatttgttgagtgtagcaaacgtaccgtcgtcttcaactcaaccgcaactctagccagtcttcattacaccatATTtgagggtgagctaacgcttctagcttggactggaacttcttcttcatgtcttgatgccttgaagttccggcatggactaactttttattttttctagctttctagatactcttagaattaataatttgaggatagatgttcttgtgatgatgacttccattATTTTGGGttaatgatttataaattttataagttgtttgattgattttgttaatgagttttaagtcttccgcattgtattctgttCATTATGCTTGAAATGGTGGAGTTTAGATTGGTTTCTTCACTCACATAGtgggataagtgtgggtgccactcgcggctcgatttgggtcatgacagtaagaacatgaattcttatataatatatttgaatttttttattatgagttATGAGTTAaaaaactccataactagggttgtgtgaaccataggcaaataatgaggtaaatcctaactaaaataacaattctataatagtgtcttgcatgtattattaattctttcgcttagaagtcttttaaacAGATGGCTAATGTTATAAATCGCCTTAaagctacttgctggaccaaggtggTAGATAGTAGGAAAagtattatcaacatagatttagtgtatactatctaataggctagtattgattggtacgaggtaataacttagtcaaatatcaaatacgatgcttaatatgaggtaaagataagggttaggatagcaacacacgtagccggaccaaggtacggagtgaaattttctagatgtcggaccaaggatttagaaatacataacttattactttgcatgcaagatactaggaaagaattgttatggttagaattatcaagttatgaacctgtggggaacacgtaaaccctagttacttcgatcaattgattaaactcaaacattcaaagctgttaagtgtctctttcaatttcgttagttatttttattcatttagaaatagaaaccccccttttattgtttttgctttccaaggaagtaattcaCCGAACAATACTAaaaataggttaaagttaagtctaagctattttcctcgtgggaacgatcccaaccccactagttgggttatttacttgacacgaccatttttacttcttatttgagaagtaagtttcagcgtatcaaattttggcgccgctaccgaggattatatcttttagattaaattgaacttattactatagtatagttgatattttcttgattttactttgttttattgttctTGATTTGTGCAGAACcaacctccttgtatgccaaatgcacagagagaaagagaacccttgtttccctacgatcacgaattagagcgtacattACACAACATTAATCGAAAcctgggaataaatgatgatgatccaaaccagaacatcccagctcctaTTGATGTTCATgatcagttgttacccgatgcttcgggggaacaccaacagaggggacaaaatcccgttccacggcctcaagcatactatagaggctatgataacatagcagacatcgatgggccacttgtgttgcctcctctacccacaggacACACcgttgtggtaactagtagcctaatgcaaatgctcactgccagaggtttgttttcagggctaccttcttaggatccacatgcccatatagctaaggtaagggcagtgtgtaaaagttgtgtagggaggcctgatttggatttagatgtaatacggctcagagtgtttcctctcacactgacgggagaggctgctatatggttcactgagctcccgtACAACTGAATTTTCACTtcgaaccaactaagggatgttttcttagcacgctactatccggtctccaagaaactaaaccacaaagacagagtgaacaactttgtggcactactaggagagttagttagtagttcttgggatagattcacctcattcttgataagtgttccaaatcaccgtacagatgatgagtcactaaaggaatacttctatcgtggacatgatgataataataaagcggtgttggacactatagaaggtggatcttatgggtaATGTCCTTATGCTGACATTGccgaaaaattagagaaaatctcccggaataataaagcttggagtactaggaagtcagatatcgggagaaacaccttcacagtgcagtccactcacaacccagccacagatgagattcgtaaAGAAATgtctcagatgagaactgagcttggattggtactaaaacatgtcagtggggtgcagaaaagataaatgcagtcaactttTTTCCGAAACCACCgccacctaatgatgaatgctattatgtggAGGACACCTATGTAGTAAATGAGAAGACGGGGGGTTTCTGACCAAGcacccaaggctcaaatcatgataattgGAGCCAAGGtgaagggaaccaaggtcggatctatggtaactacaaccgtgagggtcattttgttcgagatggaaactacaactgcgacaacaacttcaacatgggtaactactgtaacagaaatgataggaatgggacctatgtccctcctaaaatcatgaagttactcttagggatggtggagatattATGGCACGatttgaggatatgttgcacaaaatgatgaggaggtttgatgctagtgatgagcacattaaagagttaaggtgtgatttaaCAGGTATTGtgcaaaaagtcgatacacaagcaatatcgattaagcaaatcgagttgcaaatggcccaattatctgtgattgtgaacacacggcaaccgggcactcttcctaatAACACCGtccaaaatcagaaaaatgaTGCACATTGTATAGCAATAACCACTCgtggtggcaagcaaaccattgacccacctatgccgtctaatcaGGAAAAaatgagaaaggatgatgataaggtggtaaggggtagtggtgaagtagaagagagcactggaaaagatgtggaagtccctatgaaggtaattctcatgcctagaccaccaccacccttccatCAGAGATTAGTGCAAAAGaccaaggatggtaaatattggCGTTTTATTACAATGCTGAAGCAAcattctatcaatgtccctctGGTAGAAGCTTTTGAACAAATGCTCGGTTAtgccatgtttatgaaagatctggttacaaagaaaaggtcggtcactttcgaggattatgatagactgcagcattgcagtgctattgctacaagatctcttgtacaaaagaaagaagatccgggtgcgttcactattccttgtacagtcagGTCATTAtattttgcaaaagcattatgtgatctgggggcaagcataaatctcatgcccctctcgatttacaagaagttgggtttggttGACCCAAAatccactgcgatgcggctattgatggctgatcgaacagtgtaaaggcctatagggatacttcatgataTGCTaataaaagtggagtcattcatatatTCGGCggattttgtttttcttgattatgaagtcgattttgaagtgcctattattattgggaggtcattccttgctacaggtagagccgtagttgatatggaaaaggggcagatgaaatttcggttaaACAaagaagaagcgaccttcaacgtttgtaggaccatgaggtaGAGTGGTGAACTCCAATTGGTATcagccatatcccacaaagaaaagatgaagaacgagaatgaagaaaaaagtgcaaaacaagagtttatggttggggatttggtacttTTAGATAAATATGggttgccttgtcttccgggcaagctcaaggccacacggactggcccttacttgatcacCCAAGTATCCCCTAATGGAGCAGTTCagttaaaaaccaaggagggagttCAGTTTATggtgaatagagaacgaataaaactctactTTGGGCGTAGTGCATCGGTGAATGAaatgatagaggcataccatcttgatgaaggctgagtaatcaagtgtcctcagctgtgccgcgacgttaaatcaggcgcttgttttGAGGCAACctaatacttatagtttttttcctttctttctttctagtaatggtagcattttctactaatgggttttagatttgagtccaattggtatctgaccatcttcactctctttcggaGATGGTTAAAACTAGAgtaacgactacgtcaacaccaacaccggccagacaagaaacaactgagccagccactggggctgtggctcgaggaagaacagcggcgaggggccgtggaagagatcgtgggaggacgtcctctaggggaagaggacgaatgcctagcccatctgaaactagggcagtgactcctccaccgactgaggaagtaataatagaaggggaggatggggaaactgaacaagtgcaaaatgaggaaatgccaacccaacctaccccagagatgatcaatcaggttctggcttattttagcgggttatctgatcaaggtcaggcacctccagtgttttctgcgccaacacctccggtttcagaagtacaacatgcggctactatggctccccgcatggatgttccattggacataggcatatttccacgtctgactactgggcctataatgacaaatgatcagcatgaacttttcagtaagttcttgaaattgaaacctccggtcttcaagggtgctgaatcggaggatgcttatgattttctggttgactgtcacgagctactacacaagatgggtatagtagaacggtttggtgtggagtttgtgacttatcagtttcaagggaacgccaaaatgtggtggcggtcacatatcgagtgtcaaccaatagaggcaccacctatgacttgggcctcattctctagtttttttatggagaagtatatcccccggactttgagggataggaaaagggatgagttcttgagcctagagcaaggtaggatgtcggttaatgcttatgaggctaagtttcatgcactatccagatatgctactcaactctgtttcagtcctcaagagcggattcgccgatttgtgaaggggttgaggttagaattgcggatttcggccttacagatagcggcaacggtaaaatccttccaagaagtggtagactttgtgatagaagtggaaggagtgaagccagacgacttcaccacaacatcgacatcaaaaaggtttcgaaagggaggtgattttaatggttcttacactaaaggacagggttcgggtAGTTACGTAGTTCGACCCATTCATTCTTCActatagactgtagttgggggtccacctccgaccggtcaacacttctctgagagacctatgcatgaacccatagagtgctatggatgtggggaaattggacatattaagagatattgtccaaaacagagttacagacctccaaatgttagaggtagaggtggtcatggcagaggccgttattctgaaggacgtggtggtcgaggaaatggtggtcaccaaaacggccgaggtgatgggcaaactggagccactacatcacaacaaggtaggggcaacggacagatgaacgatagggcccattgttacgtttttcctgggcggtctgaagcggaggcatctgatgctatcatcacaggtaatcttttggtttgtgattgcatggcttctgtattgtttgatcctagatccacattttcttatgtatcttcctcatttgctaatggtctaaatttacattgtgaattacttgatatgcctattcgtgtctctactccggtgggtgagtctgtggtagttgaaaaggtatataggtcttgtttggtaaactttgtggggagcaacacttatgtagatttggttatcttagaaatggatgatttttatgtgattctgggtatgacttggctttctccgcaatttgcaatcttggattgtaatgctaaaatggtgacgttagcgaagcttgggacagacccgttagtgtgggagggtgactacacttccaatccggtacgtatcatctcctttcttcgtgctaagaaaatggttagtaaagggtgtttagctttcttggcacatctcaaggatgacactacccaagtaccttcgattgagtcagtttaagtagttcgtgagtttcttgATGTGTACCTTGCAGATCTTCCTAGTATGCCAcaggatagggatattgacttctgtattgatctcgaaccgggcacacgccccatttctatacccccttatagaatggctcccgcggagttaagagagttaaaggcacaacttcaagagttattgaacaaaggcttcattagaccaagtgcatctccttggggtgctccggttttgtttgtaaagaagaaggatggcagttttcgaatgtgcatagactacaagcaactgaataaggtaaccataaagaacaagtatcctcttcctcgcattgatgacttgttcgatcaattacaaggtgcttgtgtcttgtctaagattgacttgagattcggttatcatcaattgaaaatacgggcagcggatgtgccaaagactgcttttcgaacgaggtatgggcattacgaatttgtagtgatgtcttttggtcttacaaatgcccctgctgcattcatgagcttgatgaacgggatttttaagccatatttggacctcttcgtgatcgtatttattgatgatatattggtatactcaaagagcaagaaggaacatgaagagcatttgagaatggtattggaaatgttgagggagaaaaagctttatgccaagttctctaagtgtgagttttggctagatgcagtgtccttcttgggacacgtggtttctaaggatggagtgatggtggatccttctaagattgagacagtgaagaattgggtaagacctactaatgtgtcagaaataaggagctttgttgggttagctagctactaccgccgattc contains these protein-coding regions:
- the LOC138337869 gene encoding uncharacterized protein; its protein translation is MARFEDMLHKMMRRFDASDEHIKELRCDLTGIVQKVDTQAISIKQIELQMAQLSVIVNTRQPGTLPNNTVQNQKNDAHCIAITTRGGKQTIDPPMPSNQEKMRKDDDKVVRGSGEVEESTGKDVEVPMKVILMPRPPPPFHQRLVQKTKDGKYWRFITMLKQHSINVPLVEAFEQMLGYAMFMKDLVTKKRSVTFEDYDRLQHCSAIATRSLVQKKEDPGAFTIPCTVRSLYFAKALCDLGASINLMPLSIYKKLGLVDPKSTAMRLLMADRTV